The Stigmatella aurantiaca DW4/3-1 genome contains the following window.
AGGTGGGTGGTGTCGTTCCAGCTCACGAGGACAGGCTGGTTTCCATCCCAGCCCAGCACGCTGATGGAGGCGGTGCCCAGGGTGAAGAGCCGCCCATCGGTGAGGGGCAAGTCCAACCAGCGCGCCGCGAACACCCGCAGGAGGTGGCCATGGGAGAAGAGGAGGACATGGCCTCCGGCCTGACGGGCCTCGGCGATGAGCGGGTCCACCCGCGCCCGCACCTGATCCGCTGTCTCCCCCTGGGGGACGCCATCGCGCCAGAGCGTCCAGTCCGGGAGCTGGGAGCGAATCTCCACCGCGGTCTTGCCCTCGTAAGCGCCGTAGTCCCACTCCATCAGCTCGGGGCGCAGCTTCGCGGCACCGCCGTAGCCCGCCAGGGCACAGGTCTCCCGGGCACGGCTCAGCGGGCTGGTCCACACTGCGTCGAAGCGCCAAGCCTTCAAGGGGGCGCTCAAGGCAGCGCCCATCCGCTTCCCTTCCTCCAGCAGGGGAATGTCGGTGCGGCCCGTGTGCTGGCCGCTCCGGCTCCAGGCGGTTTCACCGTGGCGGACCAGGACGATCTGAGAAGAAGGCGGTTTCATGTGTCGGCATCATCGCGCGTTCATGCCGGCCTCGGACGGCGTTTCCAGAAAGATGTGGGGCTCGAAACGCTTGCCCGTGCCCGCTGGCCATCATGGCTCGGAAATCAGACTTGGCTTCAAATGCTTGAAATACTGGATTGTTGACGCCCTTCTAGTCGTGGCCTCCCTGCGGGTAGCTCCGATGCCCCTGCTGCCCGCGTTACAACCGCCCCCGGCCTGATCCACGGTGTGCAGGCCGCGCGGAGGTGAGAGGTGTCATGGGGACCACGGCAGAAAAGAGGCAGCTGCAGTCGTTGGGAATCCTCTCGCGGGCTGGGCGTGCTGGACTCCGGAAGCGGGCGCTGGGCGCGGCCTTGATCCTGGCGATGACAGGCTGCGGGGAATGGGACGAGGAGGGCGCGGACGCCCAACGCTGTGCCCAGCGGGCCCCTCGGCTCCAGGCCAGACTCGAGGCGCTCGCCCAGGAAATGGATCTGCCGGGCGTGACGGCCTCCCTGCGCCTTCGGAACTGCCTGTGGCATGGGGCCGCGGGTGAAGCCCTGGTCGAGCCCGACACCGAGATGACGGCCGAGAACCGGC
Protein-coding sequences here:
- a CDS encoding histidine phosphatase family protein, whose product is MKPPSSQIVLVRHGETAWSRSGQHTGRTDIPLLEEGKRMGAALSAPLKAWRFDAVWTSPLSRARETCALAGYGGAAKLRPELMEWDYGAYEGKTAVEIRSQLPDWTLWRDGVPQGETADQVRARVDPLIAEARQAGGHVLLFSHGHLLRVFAARWLDLPLTDGRLFTLGTASISVLGWDGNQPVLVSWNDTTHLRE